A section of the Rossellomorea marisflavi genome encodes:
- a CDS encoding signal peptidase I, giving the protein MKKVGKIFGYLLMGVLALFVAFNVMLFAQTKMNPGEIPSVFGYKFLTVLSGSMRPVIEPGDMIIVKDTPVKEMKKGDIVTFEHNGKLVTHRITSMKEDGGLSYQTKGDANPSKDPEMIKGDEMRGTYVARIPAFGLLMDKVTGIWGMIVLIGIPGLTLIIMEFITKRKNKKDRGSRPYPVES; this is encoded by the coding sequence GTGAAAAAAGTAGGAAAGATCTTTGGCTATCTGTTAATGGGGGTACTGGCGCTTTTCGTCGCATTCAATGTCATGCTGTTCGCTCAAACCAAAATGAACCCGGGAGAGATTCCTTCAGTCTTTGGCTACAAGTTCCTGACCGTCTTATCGGGAAGCATGCGTCCGGTCATCGAGCCGGGTGACATGATCATCGTGAAAGACACCCCTGTGAAGGAAATGAAAAAAGGTGACATCGTCACATTCGAACATAATGGAAAACTCGTGACCCACCGCATCACTTCTATGAAGGAAGACGGAGGTCTATCGTATCAAACAAAAGGGGATGCCAATCCTTCAAAAGATCCTGAAATGATCAAAGGAGACGAAATGCGCGGAACCTATGTAGCACGAATTCCTGCTTTCGGTCTCCTGATGGATAAAGTAACAGGCATCTGGGGCATGATCGTCCTCATCGGAATTCCTGGTCTTACCCTGATAATCATGGAATTCATCACAAAGCGAAAAAACAAAAAAGACCGCGGCAGCCGCCCATACCCAGTGGAATCGTAA